Below is a window of Defluviimonas sp. SAOS-178_SWC DNA.
CTTGTCGTCGCAGCAGCTTCGCCGCTTCGGCCTGATCAGGACCGAGACCGCGTAGCAGAGCGGATCCTTGAAGGGCAGGTCGTGGATCGTGAAGCTCGACACGCCGTGATCGACCCAGATTCCGTCGCCGTAGTCGAGGTAGAAGCGCACGTATTCCTGGCTGCCGTCGGTGCAGGCGTCGCCGCCATAGCCGGCCTGCTGCTTGATCCGGACGATGGCGGTCAGGATCTCCGTGTCGGGATTGTAGCCGAGGCAGGTCAGTTCCTCGAAGGTGGTATCGCCGACCTTTTTCAGGACCGCCTTGGGAAGGCCGGGCAGATCGAGATCGGTCAGGTTGCCGAAATAGTTCGGATTGGCGATCAGGTGGAACCTGGCGGCGTGGCGGAGAGCCACGTCCTTTTCGGGGGCTGTCATGGTCAATCTCCATGCAAGTATATGAAATGAATATAAAAAACACGTCCACTCGCTACGGGACGAGGCGAAATCATACACGAAAATCGCTCAAAAGTTGAGTAAGATATTCCTTACGCGCGCGCATGCGCCGGAAATGGCCGACGTCGGGGAGCCCGGCCGGCTGAAACTAGCGCAGGCGGTTTTGCAGCAGGGTTTCCAGGGACGGCACGGTGTCCGCGACATCCACGAAATCGCGCAGCGACGGTTCCGCGAAGCCTTCGCCGACGATCCGGTCGATCATCGCGAGCAGGGGAGCCCAGTAGCCTTCGGTGTTCACCAGCACGATCGGCTTTTCATGGAGGCCGAGCTGGCGCCAGGTCAGGACCTCGAAGAACTCGTCGAGAGAACCGCCGCCGCCCGGCAGCACCACGACCGCGTCGGCGTTCATGAACATCACCTTCTTGCGCTCGTGCATCGTCTCGGTGACGACGAAAGTGGACAGGTCGCGCTTGCCGACCTCGCGCGACAGGAGGTGCGTCGGGATGACGCCGAAGGTCTCTGCCCCGGCGGCTTGCGCGGCGCGCGCCACCTCGCCCATCAGCCCGACATCGCCGGCGCCGTAGACGAGCCGCCAGCCGTTTGCCGCGAGCATCCGGCCGGTGGCGCGGGCGGCTTCGGCATAGGCCGGGCGGGCCCCCGCGCGCGATCCGCAATAGACGCACACGGATGTCTTGGATCTGGTCATGGCGGCCCCGCGGCTGAACGGTTTCTTTGACCCGTGATAACGGCGTTGCTATGGTCGCTCAAGCGCGCCCGGCAAGCGGTGCGGCCTTGGGGGACTTCATGACGGACAAGAAGGTTGCGGGTGCATCCGGCGACGGAGCCCCGAGTGGCGGGCCGGGTGCCGGACTGGGCTGGATATTCGGTGCTCTCGCGGGGCTCGGCGTCGCGGTGCTCGTCTGGTATTTCGGCTTTCGGGCCGAGGCGCCGGAAGCCGAGCCGGTCGCTACAACCGAGCCTGCGGCCACCGAATCGGCGCCCGCCGCCACCGAACCCGCCGCTGCGCCCAAATCTGCCGACACGGCCGAACCGCAAACCGCGATGGCCCCGGTCCCGCCGCGTTTCGACACCGTCCGCGTCGATGCCGACGGATCTGTGCTCGTGGCCGGACGGGCCGCGACGGGGGCGGCGATCTCGATCCTCGTCGACGGGGCCGAAGCGGCCTCGACCGTGGCTGATGCGGGCGGGGCGTTCGCGGCGCTCTTCACCCTGATGCCGAGCGAGGCGCCTCGGGTGATGACCCTCGTCGCAATGGGCGCCGATGGCGTCAAGATCGCCTCGGAAGCCGACGTGATCGTCGCCCCCTTCGCCGCCCCGGTGGCGGTGGCCTCTGCCGCCCCAGGCGACGGTTCCGCGCCCGCAACCCCGGCGGAACCCGCGCCGGCGCCGGAGGCGGAGGTTGCCGCGACGAAGGCGGAACCGGCCGCCGGGCCGGAGATCCTGATCGTCGATGCGGGCGGCGTGCGCAAGCAGACCGATCCGGCGCCGGTCGCCGAAATCGTCATCGACACGATCGGCTACGGCGCCTCGGGCGAGGTCGAGATCGCCGGACGTGGCCGGGCCGGAGCGTTCGCGCGGCTTTACCTCGACAATGTCGAGGCCGATACGTTGCCGATCGGTGCCGAGGGCAGTTGGCGCGCGGCATTGTCGGGGGTCGCGGCGGGCATCTATACGCTCCGCGTCGATCAGATCGACGGCGCCGGCAAGGTCTCCTCCCGCTTCGAGACTCCGTTCCAGCGTGAAGAGCCCGAGACGGTCACGGCCGCTTTGCAATCGGCCGCCCCGACGCCGGCGCCGAGCGCCGAACCGGCCGCCGCGCCGGAACCGGCGGCGACGGCAGCGGCACCGGCGGAACCGCAGGCGCCGGCAGCCTTGCCGCAGGCCGGGGCGCCCGAGGTGGCCGCCGGCGCGGCCGTGACCGAGGTTGCGACCGCAGAGGCGCCCGCGCCCTCCACGCTCGCCGCCGTTCCCGAGGCGCCGGCGTCGCCCTCGACGAAGGCGGTGATCGTCACGGTCCAGCCAGGCTTTTCGCTCTGGAGGATCGCGCGGGAGAATTACGGCGAGGGCATCCTCTACGTGAAGGTCTACGAAGCCAACAAGGACCAGATCCGCAACCCGGACCTGATCTATCCCGGCCAGATCTTCACGGTTCCGAGCGAATGACCTCGCCCTTCTGCTGGCAGCAGGCCGAAATGGCCGGATGCCCCTTGCAGCAATCGTTGAGGAGATAGGAGATCACCCCTCCGATCCCGCCGAAGTCGGCGGCATAGTAGACGTGCCGCGACGCGCGGCGCGAGGTGATGAGCCCGGCCTGCTCCAGCGCCGCAAGGTGGAACGAGAGCCGCGAGGCCGACACGTCGAGATGCCGCGCGATCTCGCCCGCGGCCATACCGTCCCTGCCGCCCACGATCAGCGCGCGCACGAGTTCCAGCCGGGTTTCGTTCGCCAGCGCCGAGAGAGCGGCGAGCGCCTTGCTTCTGTCCATTATTCAACTACTCATGAAATGTTGAATTATGCCTCTTGATACCCAAGCCCGTCTCTGCGATCAAGCGCGCAGGATTGAAGCGGGGATCGGCGGGCCATGGCGGGCGACACGCAGGTGAAAGACGGCTGGGCGCGCAGCGCGCGCACCTTGCGTCGGGTTGCACCCTATCTCTGGCCGGCGGACGAGTTCTGGGTGAAGCGCCGCGTCGTGCTGGCGCTTCTGGCGCTCGTGCTGGCCAAGGTCGTCTCGGTCCTGACGCCGTTCTTCTACAAGGCCGCGGTCGATTCGCTGTCGAACGAGGCGCGGGGCGATGCGTGGCTTCTGGCGTTCGGCGCGGTCGGACTGACGGTGGCCTACGGCATGGCGCGGATCGGCACGATCGGCTTTAACGAGCTGCGCGACGTGATCTTCGTGCGCGTCGGCCAGCGGGCGCTTCGCAAGCTCGCGCTCGAAACCTTCACCCACATCCACCGCCTGTCGATGCGCTATCACATCACCCGCAAGACCGGCGGCCTTTCGCGCATCATCGAGCGCGGGGTGAAGGGCGTCGAGTTCCTCTTGCGCTTCATGCTCCTCTCGGTCGGTCCGCTCATCCTCGAACTCAGCATGGTCACGGTGATCTTCGCGCTGGTCTTCGACTGGCGCTACGCGGTCGCCGTCGTCGTCACCATCGTGCTCTACGTGACCTATACGTTCAAGGTCACGGAACTCAGGGTGAAGATCCGGCGCGAGATGAACGCGCAGGATACGGACGCGAACCAGAAGGCGGTCGACAGCCTGCTGAACTTCGAGACAGTGAAGTATTTCGGCGCCGAGGCGCGCGAGGCGGGACGCTACGACGATGCAATGCGCGGCTACGAGGCGGCGGCGATCCGCACCGGGCAATCGCTTTCGGCGCTCAACTTCGGTCAGGCGCTCTTGATTTCCACCGGCCTGATCGTGGTGATGATCATGGCGGCGATGGGGGTGCAATCGGGGGCGCTGACGGTCGGCGACTTCGTCATGGTCAACGCCTACATGATCCAGATCACCATGCCGCTGAACTTCCTCGGCACGGTCTACCGCGAGATTCGTCAGGCCCTCGTCGACATGGGCGAGATGTTCGACCTTCTCGAACAGCCCGCAGAGATCACCGACAAGCCCGGCGCGCCCGATCTGAAAGTGGCGGGCGGTGAGGTCGAACTCGACAACGTGAGTTTCGGCTACGAGGCCGCGCGGCCGATCCTGAAGGGCGTCAGCCTGAAGATCGGCGCGGGCGAGACGGTGGCGATCGTCGGGCCGTCCGGCTCCGGCAAGTCGACCATCGGGCGCCTCATGTTCCGCTTCTACGACGTGACCGGCGGGGCGCTTCGGATCGACGGGCAGGATGTGCGCGACATCACGCAGGATTCGCTTCACGCCCAGATCGGCGTCGTGCCGCAGGACACGGTCCTTTTCAACGACACGATCCTTTACAACATCGCCTATGGCCGCCCCGACGCCCCGCGCGAAGAGCTGATCGCGGCGGCAAAGGCGGCGAAGATCCATGATTTCATCATGTCGCTGCCCGAAGGCTACGAGACCAAGGTCGGCGAACGCGGCCTGAAGCTGTCGGGGGGCGAGAAGCAGCGCGTGGGTATCGCCCGGACGCTTCTGAAGAACCCGCCGATCCTGCTTCTGGACGAGGCGACAAGCGCCCTCGACACCCAGACAGAGCGCGACATCCAGGAAAGCCTGAAGGCGATGGGCGAGGGGCGGACGGTGATCACCATCGCCCACCGGCTGTCGACGATCGCCGATGCCGACCGGATCGTGGTGCTGGAAAAGGGCGTGATTGTCGAGGAAGGCCGGCACGAGGCGCTGCTGGCGCATGGCGGCCGCTACGCCGCGATGTGGGCGCGCCAGTCGGCCGAGGAGGAGGACGACGGCGAACGCATTCCGCGCCCGAAAATACCGTCGGACGGGCCCGACGAGGCCACCGATCTGCCGGCCGACGGCCGCTGGCGGCGCACCCTGCCGCACTGACGGCCCCGGTCTTGGCAAGCCGGCGGACTTGCGTGTAGACAGGGCGGGAATTCGGGGCTGCCGCAACGCCCCGGCGGGTGGGAGCAGGCGCGTGAGCGAGACCGACAGTTTCATCGATGAAGTCACCGAGGAAGTGCGCCGCGACCGGCTGTTCGCGACTTTCCGCAAATATGGCTGGATCGGCATCGCGCTCGTTCTGGTCATCGTCGGCGGCGCGGCCTGGAACGAATGGCAAAAGGCGCAGGCACGGGCCGGCGCGCAGGCTTTCGGCGATGCCGTGGTCGCCGCCCTGGCAAGCGATGACCCGGCCGCCCGCGTTGCCGCACTCGACTCCGTGGGATCGAATGCGTCGGGCGACAGCGCGGGGCAGAAAGCCGTGCTCGGCTTTCTTGCGGCGGACGAGGCGCTTCGCGGCGGCGACCGGGCCGGCGCGCTGACCCGGCTTGAGGCGCTGGCGGAAGATGCGGCCCTGTCGGCCACGTACCGGCAACTCGCCCGGCTCAAGGCGGTGATCC
It encodes the following:
- a CDS encoding TIGR00730 family Rossman fold protein; the encoded protein is MTRSKTSVCVYCGSRAGARPAYAEAARATGRMLAANGWRLVYGAGDVGLMGEVARAAQAAGAETFGVIPTHLLSREVGKRDLSTFVVTETMHERKKVMFMNADAVVVLPGGGGSLDEFFEVLTWRQLGLHEKPIVLVNTEGYWAPLLAMIDRIVGEGFAEPSLRDFVDVADTVPSLETLLQNRLR
- a CDS encoding LysM peptidoglycan-binding domain-containing protein, giving the protein MTDKKVAGASGDGAPSGGPGAGLGWIFGALAGLGVAVLVWYFGFRAEAPEAEPVATTEPAATESAPAATEPAAAPKSADTAEPQTAMAPVPPRFDTVRVDADGSVLVAGRAATGAAISILVDGAEAASTVADAGGAFAALFTLMPSEAPRVMTLVAMGADGVKIASEADVIVAPFAAPVAVASAAPGDGSAPATPAEPAPAPEAEVAATKAEPAAGPEILIVDAGGVRKQTDPAPVAEIVIDTIGYGASGEVEIAGRGRAGAFARLYLDNVEADTLPIGAEGSWRAALSGVAAGIYTLRVDQIDGAGKVSSRFETPFQREEPETVTAALQSAAPTPAPSAEPAAAPEPAATAAAPAEPQAPAALPQAGAPEVAAGAAVTEVATAEAPAPSTLAAVPEAPASPSTKAVIVTVQPGFSLWRIARENYGEGILYVKVYEANKDQIRNPDLIYPGQIFTVPSE
- a CDS encoding ArsR/SmtB family transcription factor, whose amino-acid sequence is MDRSKALAALSALANETRLELVRALIVGGRDGMAAGEIARHLDVSASRLSFHLAALEQAGLITSRRASRHVYYAADFGGIGGVISYLLNDCCKGHPAISACCQQKGEVIRSEP
- a CDS encoding ABCB family ABC transporter ATP-binding protein/permease → MAGDTQVKDGWARSARTLRRVAPYLWPADEFWVKRRVVLALLALVLAKVVSVLTPFFYKAAVDSLSNEARGDAWLLAFGAVGLTVAYGMARIGTIGFNELRDVIFVRVGQRALRKLALETFTHIHRLSMRYHITRKTGGLSRIIERGVKGVEFLLRFMLLSVGPLILELSMVTVIFALVFDWRYAVAVVVTIVLYVTYTFKVTELRVKIRREMNAQDTDANQKAVDSLLNFETVKYFGAEAREAGRYDDAMRGYEAAAIRTGQSLSALNFGQALLISTGLIVVMIMAAMGVQSGALTVGDFVMVNAYMIQITMPLNFLGTVYREIRQALVDMGEMFDLLEQPAEITDKPGAPDLKVAGGEVELDNVSFGYEAARPILKGVSLKIGAGETVAIVGPSGSGKSTIGRLMFRFYDVTGGALRIDGQDVRDITQDSLHAQIGVVPQDTVLFNDTILYNIAYGRPDAPREELIAAAKAAKIHDFIMSLPEGYETKVGERGLKLSGGEKQRVGIARTLLKNPPILLLDEATSALDTQTERDIQESLKAMGEGRTVITIAHRLSTIADADRIVVLEKGVIVEEGRHEALLAHGGRYAAMWARQSAEEEDDGERIPRPKIPSDGPDEATDLPADGRWRRTLPH
- a CDS encoding tetratricopeptide repeat protein, translated to MSETDSFIDEVTEEVRRDRLFATFRKYGWIGIALVLVIVGGAAWNEWQKAQARAGAQAFGDAVVAALASDDPAARVAALDSVGSNASGDSAGQKAVLGFLAADEALRGGDRAGALTRLEALAEDAALSATYRQLARLKAVILAGPSMEPATRDTALADLAQPGAPFRALAMEQQALALMADGKNDEALALARQILEEPDATAGLRRRVTQLIVVLGGDPEAA